A genomic segment from Necator americanus strain Aroian chromosome III, whole genome shotgun sequence encodes:
- a CDS encoding hypothetical protein (NECATOR_CHRIII.G11145.T1), whose amino-acid sequence MEEDPGERTPALGGSAGPSVRAHSSSPRRVPLFERASTRWWNPQFRSPSLEAQYWKCSFPQLRDRFRSGLVYISFVCVAWTIYLAIFDKAGFQHWFTAVALITVCLAMLSFTLCSSQYQRFYMPTSFLCTFLICLVTLLIFSSDSKSAFMTPVASLATSFQVVLLIYTVIPLPLYLCILIGVVYSCLFEMLSRNRVTYGDVSRIQLVLHIGVHLLGVHLFILTQVRQRKTFLKVGQSLLARKDLELETQFKDHMIQSVMPKKVADELLKDASELRRPSASLDSNCRTSNATQPPPSEEQPLTILKSVPDVRKFRPFTMNLMTDVSILFADIAGFTKMSSNKSADELVNLLNDLFGRFDYLCRVGGLEKISTLGDCYYCVAGCPEPCADHAIRTVEMGLNMIVAIRQFDIDRGQEVNMRVGIHTGKVMCGMVGTKRFKFDVFSNDVTLANEMESTGIAGRVHVSEATAKYLRDDYILEDGPDYDGPLRMQVQGTERRVKPASMKTYFIKGRIRDSVEEGLDSGSDRETSGQKVPPPSTRKGGFKQKIAGKLKMNSYPIRASGGGSLRMKLAERNRSTQLLPKESNSICIMEESKKSASLQALTTTNLNGSNPDTTNSFQDKVIPKSGSGSNSMKGSRSSGLQLSLQDGSDLCSVGGLDTAISHHHNAASLTRFDTDNKDFDHRLAMVIGQGEGGFEKGFWEHHDSLNRWTLKFNEKIVEDEYRAHFADSADRHIPNKTPVGRHQDVSRRDQIDHTTEYRYSGVFIDVLVAAVLLVVSSAAVFMSPSRIPLSFVVYFCLALTTVIAMIALIGVPLLSRKSILPCMNLWQPRHVIGAAMIALPFGVAVCVMPLCITDGCPTMPLMPARFLFSYIMIVALFAHCNFSQLGAWPKTIQCIIVGLIHISAVYYCQTNIDREDPRESCGNDTTVSILDISFASSFFIWEMLLDVVLSIILVGFLNYQFEAAFRMSFYGDVQARRDTQRMQIVRDQADWLLNNVIPAHAVESLKTDTKYSENHESTAVLFASITNWNDMYEENFEGGREFLRVLNEVIGDFDELLDRPEFCHIEKIKTIGAAYMAASGLNPEQKRNMQHPKEHLYQMVEFALAIQHVLSVFNEDLLNFDFVCKLGLNIGPITAGVIGTTKLYYDIWGDTVNIASRMYSTGVLNRIQVSAHTRDILLDKYEFEYRDHIEVKGIDGGMDTYLLIGRKADQIPPAITNQRPDEGSAF is encoded by the exons ATGGAGGAGGACCCGGGTGAGCGGACGCCGGCTCTAGGCGGCTCCGCTGGTCCCTCAGTTAGGGCCCATTCCTCCTCTCCAAGACGGGTCCCACTTTTTGAAAGAGCTTCCACACGATGGTGGAATCCGCAATTTCGCTCTCCTTCGCTCGAAGCGCAGTACTGGAAATGCTCCTTTCCTCAGCTCAG AGATCGCTTCCGCTCGGGGCTTGTGTACATCTCATTCGTCTGTGTGGCGTGGACGATTTATCTGGCAATTTTCGACAAGGCAGGCTTCCAGCACTGG TTCACTGCTGTTGCTCTGATCACAGTCTGTCTAGCTATGCTGTCCTTCACGCTCTGTTCGTCGCAGTACCAGAGATTCTACATGCCAACGTCGTTCCTGTGCACGTTTCTCATTTGTCTTGTTACTCTCCTCATTTTCTCCTCCGACTCAAAATCTGCGTTCATGACACCTGTTGCCAGCCTTGCCACCAGCTTTCAG gTGGTACTGTTAATCTATACTGTAATTCCTCTGCCATTATACCTGTGTATTCTGATCGGTGTTGTTTATTCGTGCTTATTCGAGATGCTGTCGAGGAACAGGGTCACCTATGGAGATGTTTCCCGTATTCAGTTGGTGCTACATATCGGTGTTCACCTTCTGGGGGTGCATCTGTTTATTCTCACTCAG GTGCGGCAGAGGAAGACATTTCTGAAAGTTGGTCAATCGTTGCTCGCTAGGAAAGATCTTGAGCTGGAGACACAGTTCAAGGATCATATGATTCAGTCTGTGATGCCTAAAAAG GTGGCAGATGAACTCTTGAAGGACGCTTCCGAACTACGTCGACCATCAGCAAGTCTCGACTCAAATTGCCGTACTTCGAACGCCACACAGCCACCACCAAGTGAAGAGCAAC CGCTGACAATTCTGAAATCGGTGCCAGACGTGCGgaaattccgtccatttactATGAATCTGATGACGGATGTGTCGATTTTATTCGCAGATATAGCTGGTTTTACGAAGATGTCTTCGAATAAATCTGCAGACGAACTCGTTAATCTGCTCAACGATCTCTTTGGAAG ATTCGACTACTTATGTAGAGTAGGCGGTTTAGAAAAGATTAGCACATTAG GTGACTGTTACTACTGTGTTGCCGGTTGTCCGGAACCATGCGCTGACCATGCAATTCGCACTGTAGAGATGGGACTCAACATGATTGTTGCAATTCGACAGTTCGACATCGACAGAGGCCAGGAGGTGAACATGAGAGTTGGGATTCACACTGGAAAG GTAATGTGTGGTATGGTCGGAACAAAACGCTTCAAGTTCGACGTCTTTTCGAACGATGTCACTTTAGCGAACGAAATGGAGTCGACTGGAATAGCTGGGAG AGTACACGTTTCCGAAGCGACCGCCAAGTACCTTCGAGACGATTACATACTTGAGGATGGGCCTGATTACGATG gacCGCTGAGAATGCAAGTACAAGGAACCGAACGACGAGTGAAGCCTGCCA GTATGAAAACGTACTTCATAAAAGGCAGGATTCGAGACTCTGTCGAGGAAGGACTGGATTCTGGATCGGATAGGGAAACTTCAGGTCAAAAGGTGCCGCCTCCCTCAACTCGTAAGGGCGGATTTAAGCAG aaaatagcTGGCAAACTGAAGATGAACTCATATCCCATTCGTGCAAGTGGCGGTGGATCACTGCGGATGAAGTTGGCAGAGCGAAATCGCTCTACACAATTGCTTCCAAAAGAG TCGAACTCTATATGCATCATGGAAGAGAGCAAAAAGTCCGCATCACTACAAGCGCTTACCACGACTAATTTGAACG GCAGCAATCCTGACACAACCAACTCTTTCCAAGACAAGGTCATTCCAAAGAGTGGTAGTGGAAGCAACAGTATGAAAGGGTCGCGAAGCTCTGGCCTTCAG CTTTCTCTGCAAGACGGTTCCGACCTGTGCTCGGTAGGCGGCCTAGACACTGCCATTTCTCATCATCACAACGCTGCTTCGCTCACTAG GTTCGACACTGACAACAAAGACTTCGACCATCGTCTTGCGATGGTCATAGGACAAGGAGAAGGAGGCTTTGAGAAAGGCTTTTGGGAGCATCACGATAGCCTAAATCGATGGACACTCAAGTTTAACGAGAAG ATCGTAGAAGACGAGTATCGCGCCCATTTCGCAGACTCTGCAGACCGCCACATTCCCAACAAGACTCCAGTGGGACGACATCAG GACGTTTCTCGCCGGGATCAAATTGACCACACCACCGAATATAGATATTCGGGGGTGTTCATCG ACGTTCTTGTGGCGGCCGTTTTATTAGTCGTTTCCTCAGCAGCCGTTTTTATGTCGCCATCAAGGATTCCACTTTCATTTGTAGTTTATTTTTGTCTCGCACTTACCACGGTCATTGCAATGATCGCACTGATAG GCGTTCCACTTCTGAGCAGAAAATCAATCTTACCGTGTATGAATCTCTGGCAACCACGCCACGTTATAG GTGCCGCGATGATAGCGTTGCCGTTCGGGGTGGCTGTATGCGTGATGCCTTTGTGTATCACCGATGGTTGTCCTACAATGCCACTCATGCCTGCTcgattccttttttcctacatCATGATAGTTGCTCTCTTCGCTCACTGCAACTTCTCACAGTTGGGAGCTTGGCCGAAAACGATACAATGCATAATAGTTGGACTCATCCACATCTCCGCTGTTTACTACTGCCAGACGAACATCGATCGGGAGGATCCACGG GAGTCATGCGGAAACGACACGACTGTCTCTATTCTCGATATTTCATTTGCTTCGTCTTTCTTTATTTGGGAAATGCTTTTGGACGTTGTGCTTTCCATTATCCTTGTTGGATTCCTCAACTATCAG TTCGAAGCAGCCTTTCGCATGTCCTTTTACGGAGACGTGCAAGCCAGGCGAGACACTCAGCGAATGCAG ATAGTTCGAGACCAAGCAGACTGGCTGCTTAACAACGTCATACCGGCTCATGCTGTTGAGAGTCTCAAAACGGACACCAAATACAG CGAGAATCATGAATCGACGGCAGTCTTGTTCGCGAGCATAACAAACTGGAACGACATGTatgaggaaaatttcgaaGGAGGAAGGGAATTCTTGAGAGTGCTGAACGag GTTATCGGCGACTTCGATGAGTTGTTAGACCGACCAGAGTTTTGTCATATCGAGAAGATCAAAACGATCGGAGCGGCTTATATGGCTGCCAGTGGCCTGAAtccagaacaaaaaaggaatatgCAACATCCGAAGGAACACCTTTACCAG atgGTGGAGTTTGCACTTGCTATCCAACATGTGCTTTCGGTATTCAACGAAGATCTCCTTAATTTTGACTTTGTCTGCAAACTTGGCTTAAACATCGGTCCTATCACTGCTGGAGTCATCGGCACTACGAAACTCTACTACGACATCTGGGGAGACACAGTGAACATCGCATCACGGATGTACAGCACAGGGGTGCTCAACCGGATCCAG GTATCCGCGCATACTCGTGACATTCTTCTGGACAAGTACGAATTCGAATACCGAGACCATATCGAAGTGAAAGGTATCGACGGCGGCATGGACACCTATCTACTAATTGGCAGAAAAGCCGACCAAATTCCTCCAGCCATCACAAACCAACGGCCAGACGAGGGGTCTGCCTTCTAA
- a CDS encoding hypothetical protein (NECATOR_CHRIII.G11146.T2) → MEDYGEGGDSVHFLLIAVKDGPEDTAPHKAGVLQSNLLYKMCGDADENKVGGCAIAVRNDYKNLVEEFGSTLSRCAFLRLRDLSRRRAHLDNVEPLDRRQHVVNLVSKLAAAYRLRLRPGKFKQMWISSRPRTGIRVDGQPIELDEFCYLGCTLKNNGSYERDEMQRCAKATSAFNSLTKCLWRPADRLVQRVLRSLPGSSWKKPPGRKRKFWTEVVKEDLRTLGVDRQFRQDVRFRRIWNSDECIDSVQALAEDREGWAKLCSRTAHLGEDAVSRVRR, encoded by the exons atggaagactatggagaaggaggtgattccgtccatttcttgctaattgccgtaaaagacggcccggaagatacggcgccgcacaaggctggcgtgctccaatcgaacctcttgtacaaaatg tgcggcgatgctgatgagaacaaagtaggtggctgcgcaatagctgtgaggaacgattacaagaacctggtggaggaatttggctcaacgttgtctagatgcgcctttctacgactacGGGATCTCAGTCGTAGAAGGGCGCATCTAGACAACGTTGAGCCTCtagatc GTCgacaacatgttgtcaaccttgtatcgaagctggctgcagcctatagactacgtctacgccctggtAAAttcaagcagatgtggatctcttcgagacctcgaacgggaatcagagtggacggacaaccgatagaactcgatgagttctgttacctgggctgtacgctgaagaacaacggcagctacgagagagatgagatgcaaagatgcgctaaggccacttctgcatttaactccttaacgaaatgcctgtg gagaccggcagatcgccttgttcaacgagtccTGAGGAGTTTGCcaggttcgagctggaagaagccacctggccgaaaacggaagttttggactgaggtggtgaaagaggacttgaggacactcggcgtggataggcagttcaggcaagacgtaaggtttcgcagaatatggaatagcgacgaatgtattgattctgtgcaagctctcgcagaagatcgagaaggttgggcaaagctgtgttcaaggacggcacaccttggcgaagatgcggttagtcgcgtcaggcgatga
- a CDS encoding hypothetical protein (NECATOR_CHRIII.G11146.T1), which produces MPVVDSRHQRSQAASSPIRNSPIMMYGSKTWAAASTIMERLDCTERKLLRRLLGYFWPIVCHNEDLYAEIDVETGRSPCSTSPEEFARFELEEATWPKTEVLD; this is translated from the exons atgcctgtggtcgactcccgtcaccaacgaagtcaagctgcgagttcacctatccgcaattcacccatcatgatgtacggatcgaaAACTTGGGCAGCAGCATCAacgattatggagaggcttgactgcacggaacgaaagctgcttagacggctacttggctacttttggcctattgtatgccacaatgaagatctttacgcagaaattgatgtg gagaccggcagatcgccttgttcaacgagtccTGAGGAGTTTGCcaggttcgagctggaagaagccacctggccgaaaacggaagttttggactga